One Streptosporangium sp. NBC_01495 DNA window includes the following coding sequences:
- a CDS encoding HEAT repeat domain-containing protein, which translates to MLIGEVAQRSGVSARMLRHYDSLGLVRPTGRSDAGYRQYSSEDIRRIFHIESLRSLGLSLRDVGRALDDPDFTPSELVDDLIRQTRERIAAETELLTRLRRIDALEPAGWEGVLQVVALLQALGSKSAGKRQRAALSSVEEVPVPVEALVEAALSETDPHVAGALRWALAQSGDDGLALLAEGLGSPVAEVRKRAVQSITEIPDGEATALLRDALANPDIVVRRYAALALGARGATDAIPTLIDIVVEGTNDVDAADALSALASRPASADRIATGLVDRLAHGGVESSARRRLTQALADIPGTTASRALADLSHDEDRAVALTATYILGIRDAR; encoded by the coding sequence GTGTTGATCGGCGAGGTGGCACAACGGTCCGGGGTCAGCGCCCGTATGCTCAGGCATTACGACTCGCTTGGCCTGGTGCGGCCAACGGGTCGTAGCGACGCGGGCTATCGCCAGTACTCCAGCGAGGACATTCGGCGGATCTTCCATATCGAGAGCCTGCGGTCCTTGGGGTTGTCGCTGCGTGACGTCGGGCGCGCCCTCGACGATCCCGACTTCACGCCCTCGGAGCTCGTCGACGACCTCATCCGCCAGACGCGGGAACGCATCGCGGCTGAGACGGAATTGCTCACGCGACTGCGCCGGATCGACGCCTTGGAACCCGCGGGCTGGGAGGGCGTTCTCCAGGTCGTCGCGCTCCTGCAGGCGCTGGGGTCGAAGAGCGCCGGCAAGCGCCAGCGCGCGGCCTTGTCCTCGGTCGAAGAGGTTCCGGTGCCGGTGGAGGCACTCGTCGAGGCGGCGCTGAGCGAGACGGACCCGCACGTCGCCGGAGCCCTTCGCTGGGCTTTGGCGCAATCGGGCGATGACGGCTTGGCGTTGCTGGCGGAGGGCCTCGGCTCACCGGTCGCCGAGGTGCGCAAACGTGCCGTCCAGTCCATCACCGAGATTCCGGACGGTGAGGCGACCGCGCTGCTGCGGGACGCCCTCGCGAACCCCGACATCGTGGTCCGCAGGTACGCGGCCCTGGCACTCGGGGCACGTGGAGCGACCGACGCGATCCCGACGCTCATCGACATCGTCGTCGAGGGGACGAACGACGTCGACGCGGCCGACGCCCTGAGCGCGCTGGCGAGTCGTCCCGCGTCTGCGGATCGGATCGCCACCGGGCTCGTCGATCGCCTCGCCCACGGCGGCGTCGAATCGTCCGCACGTCGACGGCTGACACAGGCGCTCGCGGACATCCCGGGAACCACGGCGTCACGTGCCCTCGCGGATCTGTCACATGACGAAGACCGTGCCGTCGCGCTTACCGCGACATACATTCTCGGCATACGCGACGCACGATGA
- the rph gene encoding rifamycin-inactivating phosphotransferase, which translates to MIGQHVLDLQEVDETQVAIVGGKGAHLGELSRIEGIRVPAGFCVTTDAFRRIMAEAPSIDDRLDRLSRLNPDDREVIRTLSAEIRQTIEGIAIPDDLAAEITHALARLGEHAAYAVRSSATAEDLPTASFAGQQDTYLNVVGPAAILRHVGRCWASLFTERAVTYRLRNGFDHRKVHMAVVVQRMVFPHAAGIVFTADPVTGNRKVSTVDAGFGLGEALVSGLVNPDVYKVRDGEIVTKAVAAKKRAVHSSPAGGTRVLPIDPQRQELPALTDAQVVRLVRLGRRIEAHFGRPQDIEWCLVDDGFQIVQSRPITTLFPIPAARDRENHVYLSVGHQQMMTDPMKPLGLSMWRLTAMAPMHEAGGRLFVDATRRLASPASRAAFLEMVGRSDPLTRDALETVLDRGDFVPALPDAGPGGPPAGGASAPVETDPAIVTELIERSQASIATLRRDIRTKTGPALFDFLLEAFQEHKRVLGDPLSMQAIMAGMEATWWLNDRLREWLGEKNAADTLTLSAPGNVTSEMGLALLDVADVIRPHPQVVAFLQGIEGENFLDELPKLAGGTEARDAVEAYLDRYGMRCVGEIDITRPRWSERLTTLVPLILDNIKLFEPGAAERRFHRGRQEAEKKRQDLLERLRALPDGERKADEAKRMIDRVRTFIGYREYPKYNIVSRYFVYKQALLEEAERLVRADVLLEKEDIFYLTFQELHDVVRSKQVDDRLIQRRKDAFRSYHALTPPRVLTSDGEAVAGAYRRDDVPAGALIGLPVSAGTVEGRARVILDMAEADLEAGDILVTVHTDPSWSPLFVGIAGLVTEVGGLMTHGAVIAREYGLPAVVGVERATGLIRDGQRIRVHGTDGYVEILRGNTRDRRTGG; encoded by the coding sequence ATGATCGGGCAACACGTGTTGGATCTTCAAGAGGTCGACGAGACGCAGGTCGCGATCGTTGGCGGCAAGGGCGCGCACCTGGGGGAGTTGTCGCGGATCGAAGGCATCCGGGTGCCGGCCGGCTTCTGCGTGACGACGGACGCCTTCCGGCGGATCATGGCGGAAGCGCCGTCGATCGACGATCGGCTCGATCGGCTGTCGCGCCTGAACCCGGATGACCGGGAGGTGATCCGCACGCTCAGCGCGGAGATCCGCCAAACCATCGAAGGGATCGCCATCCCCGACGATCTCGCGGCGGAGATCACCCACGCGCTCGCGCGGCTCGGCGAGCACGCCGCCTACGCCGTGCGATCCAGCGCGACGGCGGAGGACCTGCCGACGGCATCCTTCGCCGGCCAGCAGGACACCTACCTGAACGTCGTGGGTCCGGCGGCGATCCTCCGGCACGTCGGCCGGTGCTGGGCATCGCTGTTCACCGAACGGGCCGTGACCTACCGCCTGCGCAACGGCTTCGACCACCGGAAGGTCCACATGGCCGTGGTCGTGCAGCGGATGGTCTTCCCGCATGCGGCCGGCATCGTGTTCACGGCCGACCCCGTCACGGGCAACCGGAAGGTCTCCACCGTGGACGCCGGCTTCGGCCTCGGCGAGGCCCTGGTCTCCGGCCTGGTGAACCCGGACGTCTACAAGGTGCGAGACGGCGAGATCGTCACCAAGGCGGTCGCCGCCAAGAAGCGTGCCGTCCACTCCTCGCCGGCCGGCGGGACGCGGGTACTGCCGATCGACCCGCAGCGGCAGGAGCTGCCGGCGCTGACGGATGCGCAGGTCGTGCGGCTCGTGCGGCTCGGCCGGCGGATCGAAGCGCACTTCGGCCGCCCGCAGGACATCGAATGGTGCCTGGTGGATGATGGCTTCCAGATCGTTCAGAGCCGGCCGATCACCACGCTGTTCCCCATCCCCGCCGCCCGCGACCGGGAGAACCACGTCTACCTCTCCGTCGGTCATCAGCAGATGATGACCGACCCCATGAAGCCGCTGGGGCTCTCCATGTGGCGGCTGACGGCCATGGCGCCGATGCACGAGGCCGGTGGGCGGCTGTTCGTCGACGCCACCCGGCGCCTGGCCTCGCCCGCGAGCCGCGCCGCCTTCCTGGAGATGGTGGGGAGGTCCGATCCGCTGACCAGGGACGCGCTGGAGACTGTCCTCGACCGCGGCGACTTCGTCCCGGCGCTCCCGGACGCGGGTCCCGGCGGGCCGCCGGCCGGCGGCGCGTCCGCCCCGGTCGAGACCGATCCGGCCATCGTCACCGAGCTGATCGAGCGCAGCCAGGCGTCCATCGCCACCCTGCGGCGCGACATCCGGACGAAGACCGGACCGGCGCTGTTCGACTTCCTGCTGGAGGCCTTCCAGGAGCACAAGCGAGTCCTCGGTGATCCGCTGAGCATGCAGGCGATCATGGCGGGGATGGAGGCCACGTGGTGGCTCAACGACCGGCTGAGGGAATGGCTGGGCGAGAAGAACGCGGCCGACACGCTCACGCTGTCCGCCCCCGGCAACGTCACGTCAGAGATGGGACTGGCGCTGCTCGACGTCGCGGACGTGATCCGTCCGCATCCGCAGGTGGTCGCGTTCCTGCAGGGCATCGAGGGCGAGAACTTCCTGGACGAGCTGCCGAAACTCGCGGGCGGGACCGAAGCGCGCGACGCCGTCGAGGCCTACCTCGACCGGTACGGCATGCGCTGCGTCGGCGAGATCGACATCACGAGGCCGCGCTGGAGCGAACGCCTCACCACGCTCGTGCCCCTGATCCTCGACAACATCAAGCTCTTCGAGCCGGGTGCCGCCGAGCGGCGCTTCCACCGGGGGCGGCAGGAGGCCGAGAAGAAGCGACAGGACCTGCTGGAACGCCTGCGGGCCCTGCCGGACGGGGAGCGGAAAGCCGACGAGGCCAAGCGGATGATCGACCGGGTCCGGACCTTCATCGGGTACCGGGAGTACCCGAAGTACAACATCGTCAGCCGCTACTTCGTCTACAAGCAGGCCTTGCTGGAGGAGGCCGAGCGCCTCGTGCGGGCCGACGTGCTTCTTGAGAAGGAGGACATCTTCTACCTCACGTTCCAGGAGCTCCACGACGTCGTGCGTTCGAAGCAGGTGGATGACCGGCTCATCCAGCGGCGCAAGGACGCGTTCCGGTCGTATCACGCGCTCACACCGCCCCGGGTGCTCACATCGGATGGCGAGGCCGTCGCCGGGGCGTACCGGCGCGACGACGTGCCGGCCGGCGCCCTGATCGGCTTGCCGGTTTCCGCCGGGACCGTAGAGGGAAGGGCCCGTGTCATCCTCGACATGGCGGAGGCCGATCTGGAGGCGGGCGACATCCTGGTCACGGTCCACACGGATCCCAGCTGGTCGCCCCTCTTCGTGGGAATCGCGGGCCTGGTGACGGAGGTGGGCGGCCTGATGACCCATGGCGCGGTGATCGCCCGGGAGTACGGCTTGCCGGCCGTCGTGGGCGTGGAGCGGGCCACCGGGCTGATCCGGGACGGGCAGCGGATCCGCGTGCACGGAACCGACGGGTACGTCGAGATCCTGCGCGGTAATACACGTGACCGACGTACCGGCGGATGA